A single window of Sphingobacteriales bacterium DNA harbors:
- a CDS encoding gliding motility-associated C-terminal domain-containing protein, producing the protein MFGQTTGHYPITNGVYSNANAPQFIHKLNNNLNTTIFSTVFGHTEDSSYKQINISPTALLVDVCGSVYAVGWGGRNNYSGSTFSMPITNDAFQDSTDGSDFYFITFNRDASDIIYATYFGEYGGSGDHVDGGTSRFDKNGVVYQAVCASCWGTNSFPTTDSAYSKNNNSDNCNMAGIKFKFDFLPLQIISIIPTKSCVLDSAIFSYTSTQPATSFFWDFGDGQTSDIEFPKHKYSNAGTYNVKLVLRNPDNCNVVDSAVISIFIGDSISVSKDTVICEGNELIFGEQLITQSGIYRDTFKTIAGCDSFVKLNVIVRPTATNIIDTTFCNDGMFVFNGQIITQTGTYRDTLKTTFGCDSFIILNAIIRQASITIIDTSICTGTSIVFNEQEITQAGTYRDTLKTTTGCDSIIVLNVRIISISNTIIDSTFCEGDTVIIASKKYYSTGRFFDTLVSVRNCDSILIINIQIIKTKDTTLNVQICKSDSVVVGNMVFKQTGNYQINLISKETKCDSIVYLHLNVVDTLFTNIDTTICLGQRIIVNGTNYTETGTYRVSMKSSKGCDSIVNLKLLVVEPKYITIDSTVCEGDSVQIGSQIFKTQGEYVVRLLGVQKCDSTVTLNLKVNPIKYTTIDSTICEGSSVVINNHTYTISGQTFDTLVSSLNCDSIITLNLTVLKNSSTTINPEVCEGESFVVGDSIYTKTGTYKIMYDAANGCDSTLNINLTVHPNKINNLSREICNGDSIVVGTIIYKEQGTYTQILKSSKGCDSTVNLDLIVHQHKTTSIDTSICFGDSILVGNNYYKTNGQFIENLQTSKMCDSIVTLNLNVYPEIIINATTDKAIIEKGEVAQLNVEANQELGYLWSPSNTLDNSIIKNPIASPTTPTWFVVEATNTSTNCKVSDSVFVDILILPCNEEYIYIPNAFTPNGDNVNDVFIVRSKNLTSGTMLIYDRWGNKVFESDDINVGWNGMYKGEMQQQEAYGFYFTGICDGGATITIKGNVTLLK; encoded by the coding sequence GTGTTTGGTCAAACAACAGGACATTACCCAATTACAAATGGAGTTTATAGTAATGCAAATGCACCACAATTTATACATAAATTGAATAATAATCTTAATACTACAATATTTTCAACAGTTTTTGGTCATACAGAAGATTCATCCTATAAGCAAATTAATATATCACCTACAGCATTATTGGTTGATGTTTGTGGAAGTGTCTACGCTGTTGGCTGGGGCGGAAGAAATAATTATTCAGGAAGTACATTTTCTATGCCTATTACAAATGATGCTTTTCAAGATTCAACTGATGGTAGTGATTTTTATTTTATTACTTTTAATAGAGATGCATCAGATATAATTTATGCTACCTATTTTGGCGAATATGGTGGTAGTGGAGACCATGTAGATGGTGGAACGAGCAGATTTGATAAAAATGGTGTAGTGTATCAGGCAGTATGTGCAAGCTGTTGGGGCACAAATTCTTTTCCAACAACTGATAGTGCATATAGCAAAAATAATAATTCAGATAATTGTAATATGGCAGGTATTAAATTCAAATTTGATTTTCTTCCTTTACAAATTATTAGTATAATTCCAACTAAGTCTTGTGTCTTAGATTCTGCTATATTTTCATACACATCTACACAACCAGCAACTTCATTCTTTTGGGATTTTGGTGATGGACAAACTTCAGATATAGAATTTCCAAAACATAAGTATAGTAATGCAGGAACATATAATGTAAAGTTAGTGCTTAGAAATCCTGATAATTGTAACGTAGTTGATTCTGCTGTAATATCAATTTTCATTGGTGACTCAATTTCGGTATCAAAAGATACTGTAATCTGCGAAGGAAATGAATTAATATTTGGAGAACAATTAATAACACAAAGTGGAATATATAGAGATACATTTAAAACTATTGCAGGTTGCGATAGTTTTGTGAAATTAAATGTAATTGTAAGACCAACAGCTACTAATATAATAGATACAACTTTTTGTAATGATGGTATGTTTGTATTTAATGGACAAATAATTACACAAACAGGAACTTATAGAGATACATTAAAAACAACATTTGGTTGCGATAGTTTCATTATTCTTAATGCAATTATTAGACAGGCATCAATCACAATAATAGATACAAGTATATGCACAGGAACATCAATAGTATTTAACGAACAAGAAATTACTCAAGCTGGCACATATAGAGATACACTAAAAACAACAACAGGTTGTGATAGTATAATTGTACTTAATGTTCGTATTATATCTATTTCTAATACTATTATTGATTCTACATTTTGTGAAGGAGACACAGTAATAATAGCTAGTAAAAAATACTATAGCACAGGCAGATTTTTTGATACCTTAGTTTCAGTAAGAAATTGTGATAGTATATTGATAATTAATATTCAAATTATAAAAACAAAAGACACTACACTTAATGTTCAAATTTGTAAAAGTGATAGTGTAGTTGTTGGTAATATGGTGTTTAAACAAACAGGAAATTACCAAATTAATTTAATTTCTAAAGAAACTAAATGTGATAGTATTGTTTATCTACATCTAAATGTAGTCGATACTTTGTTCACAAATATTGATACTACCATCTGTCTTGGTCAGCGTATTATTGTTAATGGTACAAATTATACTGAAACTGGAACTTATAGAGTAAGTATGAAATCATCAAAAGGATGTGATAGTATTGTAAATCTAAAATTATTAGTCGTAGAACCAAAATATATTACAATAGATTCCACAGTTTGTGAAGGCGATTCCGTACAAATTGGTAGTCAAATATTTAAAACTCAAGGTGAATATGTTGTTAGGCTATTAGGTGTTCAAAAATGTGATAGTACAGTCACGTTAAATTTAAAAGTTAATCCAATTAAATATACTACAATAGATAGTACAATTTGCGAAGGTAGTTCTGTTGTAATCAATAATCATACTTATACTATATCTGGACAAACATTCGATACGCTTGTATCGTCATTAAATTGTGATAGTATTATTACATTAAATCTTACAGTTCTGAAAAATTCAAGTACAACCATAAATCCAGAAGTTTGTGAAGGAGAAAGTTTTGTTGTTGGAGATTCTATATATACAAAAACTGGAACATATAAAATTATGTATGATGCTGCAAATGGTTGCGATAGTACCTTGAATATTAATCTAACAGTGCATCCAAATAAGATAAATAACTTAAGTAGAGAAATTTGCAATGGAGACTCTATTGTTGTTGGCACAATTATATATAAAGAACAAGGCACATATACACAAATATTAAAATCATCAAAAGGTTGTGATAGTACAGTAAATTTAGACTTAATTGTACATCAACACAAAACTACATCAATAGATACATCAATATGTTTTGGAGATTCAATATTAGTAGGAAATAATTATTACAAAACAAATGGTCAGTTTATAGAAAATCTTCAAACATCTAAAATGTGCGATAGTATTGTTACACTAAACTTAAATGTATATCCAGAAATAATAATTAATGCAACAACAGACAAAGCAATTATTGAAAAAGGAGAAGTTGCTCAATTAAATGTAGAAGCTAATCAAGAATTAGGATATCTTTGGTCACCATCAAATACATTAGATAATTCAATAATAAAAAATCCAATAGCATCACCAACTACGCCAACATGGTTTGTTGTGGAGGCAACTAACACAAGTACAAATTGCAAAGTATCAGATTCAGTATTTGTAGATATTTTAATTTTACCATGCAATGAAGAATATATATATATACCAAATGCATTTACGCCAAATGGAGATAATGTTAATGATGTATTTATAGTAAGATCTAAAAACTTAACTAGTGG